The genomic segment AATGGGACAACCAGGAGGGATCCTCACATATGATCCATCCTGAGTTCAATAATGGCCATAGCTGATGATCAGTACTTCCTTTCCATTTCTAGGATGGGctcctgctcttttttctttgtctGACCACAAGACTTGCAGAGGTTTGCAGTACTGTATTTCCTGCGATCTGTGACAAATCAACTTAAGGGGTGAGTTTGCGCTTATAAACGACGACAACTTATCTTCATGAAAGCAATCCATTCATTAATACAGGGAATAAAAagagcaacatttttttaatcaAAGATAGCTGAAGTCCTCCTTTGAGCTAACCCTTATGGTTAACCCTAGAAAAAGCTAGGGAACTCAGCTCAGGAACCCATTTTTTGTGCTAGGCCTAGGATATACTgaatagtattttaaaaagaaagacaaccTCTgaacctgggcaaagtgcatcTCCCTTTTATTTTAACATGCACATTCCATGCCTCACATGTGGGTTGAAAAGTCAGGTCTTCCAAATAGGGGGTAGAACTTCCTTGCTAATATGAACTCTATATTTATAAATGAATAACTGGTTAATACAACTAGGCTATGCAAATGCTATAAAGTCCATATCAGGGTCAtatacaaaatttttaaaaaattacaatagaAAGCCTTCATTTATAAATATTAAGGACAGAATGTTACTGGCCTCTAGAAACCGATAGACTTTGAACAATTGCTTACCACTCCTGAAACAGGTTACTATTATTAATAAAGCCAATGGTGCATATTCAAAGGGTGGCTATTCGAAGTCACACAACAACTCGGTGCAAGAGGATAAGAACCTGTGCATAGGgcataaaaataaacaagcaatgATTGTGAAGAAACTATGTTAAATCTGCTTTGGTGGAGACTATAAATAAGAATGAATTACTGTGGGCTTCCTGTAGCAATCACAAATACGGGAATCAGAGGCCAGACCAGACATCCCAGACATGCAAAAAAACCCACTTGTGAagtgaaggaggaagagagataGGAAAGCCCATTATctcacacaccccaccccactttcatCTTAAGGATATACCATTTCGAGCTTCTGGGTCATGACGAGAGGTATTCAGGTATTGATGATGGGGTAGAATTATCCTCAGGCAAAAGCATCCATCAgtcagaggagaaggggatgctTTGTTATTCCATTTGGAAAGCAACAGTGAGTCTGGAGCAAGGAGCAGTCTGTGGGAACAATGAAGGTGAGTCTTGTCTGTCTGGTTGATGAAAAATCTGTCCATCAATCTCCACGTATCTTCTGGCATCTCTCACATGATGTTGTGGTGTCCTGAAGAACGCCGTACCAAGCAGTAGAGTCCTGACAGCAGGTATAAGAAAGCAGAAATGcctgcaaagatggcagcagtCAAGTAGGCACTATAACTGCAGGGCTGGCTGTAGCCTCGCAAGTTGCAGTAGCTGACCCTCTGTGCTTTGTGGCCCATAATGCCTGCAGCGGCAGCAAAGAAAACCATCCCAAGCAGCAGGTCGTGCACGATGTTTGTCAGGAGCCATCGAGTCCCCAACACAGGCACCAGAGCCCAGCGGCCCAACACGCTGAGGCCGAAGAGAATCAAAGTAAGCAGCCACACGAGGACAGCTGCAAAGACAGCAAAATAGGTGGCCCCTTCGTACTTGTGTGCCGCTATAGTCACCCAGCAGACAGCACCCGACAGCAGCTGTGCAATTCGCAGCCCTCCCAAGAGACTTCGCAGAAAGGCCTTGTTCAGGCTGAGAGACTCTCGAGATGCAGGGCAAGGGGGTGGCGGTGAGGAAGGGGGTGGTGGAAGAGGCATGCTGTAACACCAGGGCCTCCGGGAGCTCCCGTCCTGTTGCGTTGCGTGCCTCCTGCACCCCAGCAAATctcactctcctcctccctctcagGCTCTTCCTCTGTCTGCAGCTGCCAAACATCTGGAGCCTAACAGTCTTTCCTGCACTGGGGCCTCTCAGCTTCCCCTGTCtgtccctcccttttcccccctcttgccCCTCCTCTCCTCTGGGTGATTCTCTTTTCTCCACCCTTCTGCTAAAAACTCTCTCCATCTCTCATCCACACCCCTACAATCCCATCTGAGATCTCTCAAAATATCCATTAAAAGCTGGCTTCACCAGCATTGACTTTCTCTGCCACACTGTAGTTCCCCAGTCAACAgagctgaaacaaaacaaaacaaaacaggaagctgcaaagaataacacattttatttgccaCAGACTTTAGTAGATGTCAGAAACATGAAGTGTTGGCACACTTTGTAGACTGTGTGTATAATAACCTGCCAGCTGAGGCATCAGAAATGGGCTTTGCAGGAACACTTATCTAAACTAAACACTTATGCCAAATAATATCTGCCTGTGGCTTGATACCTTTTGATATTTTAGCTGCAACAAAATGACCCGATTGCTGCCAAGGAAATCCAACAGAAAAGGTTGGCTCAAAATGTAGGCCCTGCAGGCTCAGAGTACTGGGATAAGTCAGAAAACTAAGGGTACTTACAACCTCGCATGGCAGCCCATGGACTTACTGCACTACTCAAAAGTGGTGCAAGTGGGCTACATCCTGCTCTTACCATCTGGACCAACCTACCGTGACCTAAAGAAAAAGTTCAGGTGAACTTTTTATTAAACTTCTGGCacaacagaaggggaaaataacttgtggaatttaaataattttctcTTGCCCAACAATTATTCCGGGAAATGATGTATTTGGCAGACTGTGGTCCAACAGGTGTTGCAATATATAGCATTCCTCGCCTGTGGCTGTGCTGGTTAAagctgctgggagctgcagtccaattaAACCTGGAGGGGTATATTTTACCTAGTGCTGcactatttatatatttttattttattttacaatattttgccctgcctttgtccctaaaaaagacccaaggcagcttacatcattaaaagagcatttttaaagcaaaagtatataaatacttaaaaaaggatcaaataccac from the Pogona vitticeps strain Pit_001003342236 chromosome 3, PviZW2.1, whole genome shotgun sequence genome contains:
- the MARVELD1 gene encoding MARVEL domain-containing protein 1 → MPLPPPPSSPPPPCPASRESLSLNKAFLRSLLGGLRIAQLLSGAVCWVTIAAHKYEGATYFAVFAAVLVWLLTLILFGLSVLGRWALVPVLGTRWLLTNIVHDLLLGMVFFAAAAGIMGHKAQRVSYCNLRGYSQPCSYSAYLTAAIFAGISAFLYLLSGLYCLVRRSSGHHNIM